The proteins below come from a single Streptococcus canis genomic window:
- the alaS gene encoding alanine--tRNA ligase encodes MKHLSSAEIRQMWLDFWQSKGHSVEPSANLVPVNDPTLLWINSGVATLKKYFDGSVIPENPRITNAQKSIRTNDIENVGKTARHHTMFEMLGNFSIGDYFRDEAIEWGFELLTSPEWFDFPKEKLYMTYYPEDKDSYNRWLALGVEPSHLIPLEENFWEIGAGPSGPDTEIFFDRGPAFDPENLGIRLLEEDLENDRYIEIWNIVLSQFNADPEVPRSEYKELPNKNIDTGAGLERLVAVMQGAKTNFETDLFMPIIKEVEKLSGQTYDQDGDNMSFKVIADHIRALSFAIGDGALPGNEGRGYVLRRLLRRAVMHGRKLGIKETFLYKLVQTVGEIMASYYSEILEKRDFIEKIVKREEETFARTIDAGSGHLDQLLAQLKEAGKDTLEGKDIFKLYDTYGFPVELTEEMAEEAGYKIDHDGFQVAMKEQQDRARAAVVKGGSMGMQNETLAGITESSTFLYETETVDARLAVIIVDNERSEVVSEGQALLVFDQTPFYAEMGGQVADHGVIKNANGDIVARVTDVQKAPNGQALHTVEVLASLALDTIYTLDIDHKRRYAVEKNHTATHLLHAALHRIIGEHATQAGSLNEEEFLRFDFTHFEAVTAEELRRIEEEVNQQIWKALAITTTETDVETAKSMGAMALFGEKYGKTVRVVQIGDYSVELCGGTHLSNSSEIGLFKILKEEGIGSGTRRILAVTGQQAFESFRRQEDALKEIAHTLKVPQMDQVPAKVVSLSEQLRDLQKENAELKEKAAAAQAGDVFKDVKEVNGLRYIASQVSVSDAGALRTFADNWKQKDYSDVLVLAAAIGEKVNVLVASKSKEVHAGNMIKVLAPIVLGRGGGKPDMAMAGGSDASKMTELLAAVPETL; translated from the coding sequence TCACCACACCATGTTTGAAATGCTTGGAAACTTCTCTATTGGAGACTATTTCCGTGATGAAGCAATTGAGTGGGGCTTTGAATTGCTAACAAGTCCAGAGTGGTTTGATTTTCCAAAAGAAAAACTGTACATGACCTACTATCCAGAAGATAAGGATTCTTACAACCGTTGGTTGGCTCTTGGCGTTGAGCCAAGTCACCTCATCCCTTTAGAAGAAAATTTCTGGGAAATTGGTGCGGGTCCTTCAGGTCCTGATACGGAGATTTTCTTTGACCGTGGCCCTGCTTTTGACCCAGAAAACCTTGGCATTCGTCTGCTCGAAGAAGACTTGGAAAATGATCGCTACATTGAAATCTGGAACATTGTTTTATCCCAATTCAATGCAGACCCGGAAGTACCACGGTCAGAATACAAAGAATTACCAAATAAAAACATTGATACGGGTGCTGGTTTAGAACGTCTGGTGGCAGTGATGCAAGGGGCTAAAACAAACTTTGAAACAGACCTCTTTATGCCGATTATTAAGGAAGTCGAAAAATTGTCTGGTCAAACTTACGATCAAGACGGAGACAACATGAGCTTTAAGGTCATTGCAGACCATATTCGTGCTCTATCATTTGCGATCGGTGACGGCGCTCTTCCAGGTAATGAAGGTCGCGGCTATGTGCTTCGCCGTTTGCTTCGTCGTGCGGTCATGCATGGACGTAAACTTGGTATCAAAGAAACCTTCCTTTACAAACTGGTTCAGACTGTAGGGGAAATCATGGCTTCCTACTATTCAGAAATCCTTGAAAAACGTGATTTCATTGAGAAAATTGTTAAACGTGAAGAAGAAACTTTTGCTCGTACCATTGATGCAGGTTCAGGTCATTTGGACCAATTGCTAGCGCAGTTAAAAGAAGCTGGTAAAGATACCCTAGAGGGTAAAGACATCTTTAAATTGTACGATACTTACGGATTCCCTGTGGAATTGACCGAGGAAATGGCAGAAGAAGCTGGTTACAAAATTGATCATGATGGTTTCCAAGTTGCCATGAAAGAACAGCAGGACCGTGCCCGTGCAGCTGTTGTTAAAGGTGGCTCAATGGGGATGCAAAATGAAACCCTTGCTGGAATTACTGAGTCATCAACGTTCTTGTATGAAACCGAAACTGTTGATGCTCGTCTAGCCGTTATTATTGTCGATAACGAACGTAGTGAAGTCGTCTCAGAAGGTCAAGCGCTACTCGTCTTTGACCAAACACCATTCTATGCTGAAATGGGTGGACAAGTTGCTGACCATGGGGTCATTAAAAATGCTAACGGGGATATTGTTGCTCGTGTAACAGATGTTCAAAAAGCACCAAATGGTCAAGCCTTGCATACAGTGGAGGTCTTAGCTAGCTTAGCCCTTGATACTATCTACACCCTTGATATTGATCACAAGCGTCGTTATGCTGTTGAGAAAAATCACACAGCAACTCACTTGTTGCACGCAGCCCTTCACCGCATTATCGGTGAGCATGCGACCCAAGCTGGTTCTTTAAACGAAGAAGAATTCTTGCGTTTTGACTTCACCCATTTTGAAGCTGTAACAGCAGAAGAACTTCGTCGCATCGAAGAAGAAGTCAACCAACAAATTTGGAAAGCACTTGCCATCACCACAACTGAAACAGATGTAGAAACCGCTAAATCAATGGGAGCTATGGCCCTCTTTGGTGAAAAATACGGCAAAACTGTTCGTGTGGTTCAAATCGGTGATTACTCTGTCGAACTTTGTGGGGGTACTCATTTAAGCAATTCTTCAGAAATTGGTCTTTTCAAGATTCTTAAAGAAGAAGGTATTGGTTCAGGAACACGTCGTATTTTAGCTGTTACTGGTCAACAAGCTTTTGAAAGCTTCCGCAGGCAAGAAGATGCGTTGAAAGAGATTGCTCACACATTGAAAGTCCCACAAATGGATCAAGTTCCTGCTAAGGTCGTGAGCCTAAGCGAACAGCTCCGCGATTTGCAAAAAGAAAATGCAGAGCTTAAAGAAAAAGCAGCAGCAGCCCAAGCTGGTGATGTCTTTAAAGATGTCAAGGAAGTAAATGGCTTGCGCTATATTGCTAGTCAAGTTTCTGTATCTGATGCAGGTGCTCTACGTACCTTTGCTGATAATTGGAAACAAAAAGACTATTCAGACGTACTAGTTCTAGCAGCAGCAATTGGTGAGAAAGTTAATGTCCTCGTGGCAAGCAAGTCCAAAGAAGTTCACGCAGGTAATATGATTAAAGTGTTGGCACCTATTGTGTTAGGCCGCGGCGGTGGAAAACCAGATATGGCAATGGCTGGTGGATCAGATGCTTCTAAAATGACAGAACTTCTAGCAGCAGTGCCAGAAACATTGTAA
- a CDS encoding helix-turn-helix transcriptional regulator has protein sequence MDVILKNRLKELRARDGINQTEMAKLAGVSRQTISLIERNEYTPSVVIAMKIAKVFQESVEEVFRLVEVEG, from the coding sequence ATGGATGTTATTCTTAAAAATCGACTCAAAGAATTACGAGCCAGAGATGGTATTAATCAAACAGAAATGGCAAAACTTGCAGGTGTATCGAGACAGACCATCAGTCTCATTGAGCGTAACGAGTATACCCCATCAGTTGTAATTGCCATGAAAATTGCTAAGGTGTTTCAGGAATCAGTTGAAGAGGTATTTCGTCTAGTGGAGGTCGAGGGATGA
- a CDS encoding DUF3169 family protein yields MKKKQNSFLRLLKMLLLSSLAGGIIGGMVGAFLGYHGGRLDQLTFLKDDVINLILLLNRLVVVTGFILSFVFLTQLKKETAVYNTIEEDDYSEKGYRQLNKKHAYAMLLIAIASILSMCNVLLSLTLTIDSWHALLVFPLLDILLLLMTIPFQALAMKRYNAIRGTNVPYFPNLKEIRHNVMALDEAELQAYHKTSFESVLSLNGFIIPSLYVILFFIYLFTGQVELTAILVLVLIQLYLLVKSATMTRQFYR; encoded by the coding sequence ATGAAAAAGAAGCAAAATAGTTTTTTACGCTTGTTAAAAATGTTATTACTATCAAGTTTAGCGGGAGGGATTATAGGTGGCATGGTTGGAGCCTTTTTAGGTTACCATGGAGGGAGATTAGATCAGCTCACGTTCCTAAAAGACGATGTGATTAACCTGATTCTCTTATTAAACCGTCTGGTAGTCGTCACAGGATTCATACTCTCTTTTGTTTTTTTAACGCAATTGAAAAAAGAGACAGCTGTTTATAACACAATTGAAGAAGATGATTATTCTGAAAAAGGTTATCGTCAGCTGAATAAAAAGCATGCTTATGCCATGTTATTGATTGCGATAGCCTCTATTTTATCCATGTGTAATGTGCTACTTAGTTTGACCTTAACTATTGATTCATGGCATGCTCTGCTGGTCTTTCCTCTGCTGGATATCCTTTTATTACTAATGACCATTCCTTTCCAAGCTTTAGCCATGAAACGTTACAATGCCATTCGGGGAACCAATGTTCCATATTTTCCAAATTTGAAGGAAATACGACATAATGTTATGGCTCTAGATGAGGCAGAGCTACAAGCTTATCACAAGACATCGTTTGAAAGTGTGTTATCCCTAAATGGTTTCATTATCCCTTCCTTGTATGTGATTTTATTTTTTATCTATCTATTCACTGGTCAAGTGGAATTAACAGCTATCTTAGTATTGGTCTTAATTCAGCTCTATTTACTCGTAAAAAGTGCAACAATGACCAGGCAATTTTACCGTTAG
- a CDS encoding CPBP family intramembrane glutamic endopeptidase, protein MKMFMNCLKIVALIILAMVFNAFPMILLQKQHDIPTGLNWGIGILYLVIVGGVIIVLWRLYQAKQKASIKQEKMRLVDWGYLALFWLIGRVIAIVGTLFNQLWSGQEVSANDAAIQTLAGFIKGGFPLYTALFVLTIAFIAPIMEELVFRGFPTTYLFKGKSLKVAGLLTSLLFALPHATNLVEFIMYTCMGLLLFVAYQRRGNLKDSILLHIFNNLLPAIILLLTGLGIL, encoded by the coding sequence ATGAAAATGTTTATGAATTGTTTAAAAATAGTAGCGCTTATTATTCTGGCTATGGTTTTCAATGCTTTTCCAATGATCTTATTGCAAAAGCAACATGATATTCCTACGGGCCTTAATTGGGGAATCGGTATTCTCTACTTAGTTATTGTTGGAGGTGTTATCATCGTCCTATGGCGTCTTTATCAAGCTAAACAGAAAGCCTCTATTAAACAAGAAAAAATGAGATTGGTTGACTGGGGTTATTTAGCATTATTTTGGCTAATAGGGCGTGTGATTGCCATTGTAGGAACTCTTTTTAACCAGCTATGGTCTGGTCAAGAAGTGAGTGCTAATGATGCTGCGATACAGACCTTAGCTGGTTTTATCAAGGGTGGTTTTCCGCTTTATACTGCCTTATTCGTACTTACGATTGCTTTTATCGCTCCGATTATGGAAGAATTAGTTTTTAGAGGATTTCCAACAACCTATCTTTTTAAAGGAAAATCTCTTAAAGTGGCAGGCCTATTAACCTCTCTCCTTTTTGCATTACCACATGCCACTAATTTAGTTGAATTTATCATGTACACCTGTATGGGACTTCTCCTTTTTGTTGCTTATCAAAGACGAGGAAATCTGAAGGATTCTATCTTGTTACATATTTTCAATAATTTACTACCGGCTATTATATTATTACTGACAGGCTTAGGTATCCTATAA
- a CDS encoding chloride channel protein: MKRHFLLWTCYLFLTGITAGLVAFCLTGAIHLIQTLSFGFKQGSFSTMIASIPPYRRAISLVLAGLLAGVGWHWLAKKGKVIQSIQQTLHDNTLFSPWTQFWHGWLQLTTVSMGAPVGREGASREVAVAMTSLWSQKCNLSKKDQKLLLACASGAALGAVYNAPLATIIFILEVILNCWSLNNAYAACLTSYVAVETVALLQGKHEVQYLMPQQDWTLTSLLWATFAGLFLTLMAHAYKHLLEHLPKPDAKSQWFIPKVLLAFSIIAGLSIFFPEILGNGKAGLLFFLHEEPHPSYISWLLVAKAVAIYLVFASGAKGGKIAPSMMLGGASSLLLASLSQHFFSLPLSTTLAIMIGASLFLGIVNKMPLAAPLFLVEITGQSLLTLIPLAIASLAAHIGYHYCQILIKPLKSFKTFR, encoded by the coding sequence ATGAAACGACATTTTTTACTTTGGACATGTTATCTCTTTTTGACAGGCATAACCGCGGGACTTGTTGCCTTTTGTTTAACAGGGGCTATTCATCTGATTCAAACACTCAGCTTTGGGTTTAAGCAGGGTTCATTTAGCACAATGATTGCTAGTATTCCCCCATATCGACGAGCTATCTCACTTGTATTGGCAGGGCTACTAGCTGGCGTTGGATGGCACTGGCTAGCCAAAAAAGGCAAAGTCATACAATCCATTCAGCAAACCCTTCACGACAATACTCTATTTAGTCCATGGACACAATTTTGGCATGGCTGGTTACAATTAACCACCGTTTCCATGGGGGCACCGGTTGGCAGAGAAGGAGCCTCACGGGAAGTTGCTGTTGCCATGACATCTCTTTGGAGTCAAAAGTGCAATCTTTCTAAAAAAGATCAGAAGCTTTTATTGGCTTGCGCGTCTGGAGCAGCTCTTGGAGCTGTCTACAATGCTCCCCTAGCCACCATTATTTTTATTCTAGAAGTTATTCTTAACTGTTGGTCTCTAAACAATGCTTACGCTGCTTGCCTAACGAGCTATGTTGCGGTAGAAACGGTTGCTCTATTACAAGGTAAGCACGAGGTTCAATACTTAATGCCCCAACAAGATTGGACCCTGACATCTCTTCTTTGGGCTACTTTTGCTGGACTTTTCCTTACTCTCATGGCTCATGCCTACAAGCACCTTTTGGAACATCTTCCTAAACCTGATGCTAAAAGTCAGTGGTTCATTCCTAAAGTTCTCTTGGCCTTTAGCATCATTGCGGGACTCAGTATTTTCTTCCCAGAAATTTTGGGGAATGGCAAAGCTGGATTACTCTTTTTCCTTCATGAAGAACCGCACCCTAGCTATATTAGCTGGTTATTGGTTGCCAAAGCTGTCGCTATCTATCTCGTTTTTGCTTCGGGAGCTAAGGGTGGGAAAATTGCCCCCTCTATGATGCTAGGAGGAGCCAGTAGTTTGCTCTTAGCCAGCCTTAGTCAACATTTCTTTTCCCTACCTCTATCAACTACGCTAGCCATTATGATTGGCGCCTCCCTCTTTTTAGGTATTGTCAATAAGATGCCTTTGGCTGCACCACTTTTTCTGGTAGAGATTACCGGCCAATCCCTACTAACTCTTATTCCTTTAGCCATTGCTAGTCTAGCAGCTCATATCGGTTATCACTACTGTCAAATATTAATCAAACCATTAAAATCCTTCAAAACGTTCAGATAG
- the nrdF gene encoding class 1b ribonucleoside-diphosphate reductase subunit beta, producing MTTYYEAINWNDIEDVIDKSTWEKLTEQFWLDTRIPLSNDLDDWRKLSDLEKDLVGKVFGGLTLLDTMQSESGVEAIRQDVRTPHEEAVLNNIQFMESVHAKSYSSIFSTLNTKKEIEEIFEWTNNNEFLQKKAQIINEIYEHGDALQKKVASTFLETFLFYSGFFTPLYYLGNNKLANVAEIIKLIIRDESVHGTYIGYKFQLGFNELSEAEQESFRDWMYDLLYQLYENEENYTKSLYDGIGWTEEVMTFLRYNANKALMNLGQDPLFPDTANDVNPIVMNGISTGTSNHDFFSQVGNGYLLGSVEAMSDDDYNYGL from the coding sequence ATGACAACATATTATGAAGCAATTAACTGGAATGACATCGAAGATGTCATTGACAAGTCAACCTGGGAAAAGCTGACGGAACAATTCTGGCTTGACACTCGCATTCCCTTATCAAACGATTTAGATGATTGGCGTAAACTTTCTGACCTTGAAAAAGATTTGGTCGGCAAGGTCTTTGGGGGGCTTACACTCCTTGATACCATGCAGTCAGAATCTGGTGTCGAAGCCATTCGTCAAGATGTCCGTACACCTCACGAAGAAGCTGTCCTGAATAATATTCAATTTATGGAATCGGTTCACGCTAAATCTTACTCGTCCATCTTCTCAACCTTAAATACTAAAAAAGAAATTGAAGAGATCTTTGAATGGACCAACAATAATGAATTTTTACAAAAGAAAGCTCAAATCATCAATGAGATTTACGAGCATGGTGATGCGCTGCAAAAGAAAGTGGCCTCTACTTTTCTTGAAACCTTCCTTTTCTATTCAGGCTTTTTCACTCCTCTCTACTACCTTGGTAATAACAAACTGGCAAATGTCGCTGAAATCATTAAACTGATTATCCGCGACGAGTCTGTTCACGGAACCTATATTGGTTACAAATTCCAACTTGGTTTCAATGAGTTGTCAGAAGCTGAACAAGAAAGTTTCCGTGACTGGATGTATGACCTGCTTTATCAGTTATATGAGAATGAAGAAAATTATACTAAGAGCCTTTATGACGGTATCGGCTGGACAGAGGAAGTGATGACTTTCCTTCGTTACAATGCTAACAAGGCTTTAATGAATTTGGGACAAGATCCTCTGTTCCCAGATACTGCCAATGATGTCAACCCAATTGTGATGAATGGTATTTCAACAGGAACGTCTAATCATGATTTTTTCTCACAGGTCGGAAATGGCTATCTCCTTGGTTCTGTGGAAGCCATGTCTGATGACGATTACAATTACGGACTCTAA
- the nrdE gene encoding class 1b ribonucleoside-diphosphate reductase subunit alpha → MSLKDLGNISYFRLNNEINRPVDGKIPLHKDKEALTAFFTENVLPNTMPFASITEKIEYLISNDYIESDFIQKYRPEFITELADLIKAENFRFKSFMAAYKFYQQYALKTNDGDYYLESLEDRVMFNALYFADGQEELAKDLAIEMINQRYQPATPSFLNAGRSRRGELVSCFLIQVTDDMNSIGRSINSALQLSRIGGGVGITLSNLREAGAPIKGYTGAASGVVPVMKLFEDSFSYSNQLGQRQGAGVVYLNIFHPDIIAFLSTKKENADEKVRVKTLSLGIIVPDKFYELARKNEDMYLFSPYNVEKEYGIPFNYLDITEMYDELVANPKITKTKIKARDLETEISKLQQESGYPYIINIDTANRANPVDGKIIMSNLCSEILQVQTPSFINDAQEFVEMGTDISCNLGSTNILNMMTSPDFGRSIKAMTRALTFVTDSSNIEAVPTIKNGNSQAHTFGLGAMGLHSYLAQHHIEYGSPESIEFTDIYFMLLNYWTLVESNNIARERQTTFVGFDKSKYADGTYFDKYVTGQFVPKSELVKDLFKNHFIPQASDWEALRAAVMKDGLYHQNRLAVAPNGSISYINDCSASIHPITQRIEERQEKKIGKIYYPANGLSTDTIPYYTSAYDMDMRKVIDVYAAATEHVDQGLSLTLFLRSELPMELYEWKTESKQTTRDLSILRNYAFNKGIKSIYYIRTFTDDGEEVGANQCESCVI, encoded by the coding sequence ATGAGTCTAAAAGATCTTGGCAATATTTCTTATTTCCGCCTAAATAATGAAATTAACCGTCCTGTTGATGGTAAAATTCCACTTCATAAAGACAAAGAAGCTTTGACAGCCTTTTTCACCGAAAATGTGCTGCCAAACACAATGCCCTTTGCCTCCATTACTGAAAAAATTGAGTACTTAATCTCAAATGACTACATCGAATCAGATTTTATTCAGAAATACCGTCCTGAATTTATCACTGAATTAGCTGACTTAATCAAGGCAGAAAATTTCCGCTTTAAATCATTTATGGCAGCCTACAAGTTTTACCAGCAATATGCTTTAAAAACAAATGATGGGGATTATTATTTAGAAAGCCTTGAAGATCGTGTCATGTTCAATGCTCTTTATTTTGCCGATGGGCAAGAGGAATTGGCAAAAGACTTAGCCATTGAAATGATTAATCAACGTTACCAACCTGCTACCCCTTCCTTTTTAAATGCTGGACGAAGTCGTCGTGGGGAATTAGTTTCTTGTTTCTTGATACAAGTGACTGATGACATGAATTCTATTGGACGCTCAATCAACTCTGCTTTGCAGTTATCCCGTATTGGTGGGGGAGTTGGTATTACCCTATCTAATCTGCGTGAAGCTGGTGCACCAATCAAAGGCTATACTGGTGCGGCTTCTGGCGTTGTTCCTGTCATGAAATTATTTGAAGATAGTTTTTCTTATTCCAACCAACTTGGACAACGTCAGGGAGCTGGAGTTGTTTACCTTAATATTTTTCATCCCGACATCATTGCTTTCTTATCTACTAAAAAAGAAAATGCTGATGAAAAGGTGCGTGTTAAAACCTTGTCACTTGGGATTATTGTTCCTGATAAATTTTACGAATTGGCTCGTAAAAACGAGGACATGTATCTCTTTAGCCCTTATAATGTTGAAAAAGAATATGGTATTCCATTTAACTATCTTGACATTACCGAGATGTATGATGAGCTAGTAGCTAATCCTAAAATCACTAAAACTAAAATTAAAGCTCGTGATCTCGAAACAGAAATTTCAAAATTACAACAAGAATCTGGTTACCCTTATATCATCAATATTGACACAGCCAATCGAGCTAACCCAGTTGATGGTAAAATTATTATGAGTAACCTGTGTTCTGAAATTTTACAGGTACAAACACCTAGCTTTATCAATGATGCTCAAGAGTTTGTAGAAATGGGAACTGATATTTCATGTAATTTAGGTTCAACTAATATCCTTAATATGATGACCTCACCAGACTTTGGACGTTCTATTAAAGCCATGACACGTGCCCTAACCTTTGTTACTGACTCATCAAACATTGAAGCAGTGCCAACCATTAAAAATGGAAATAGTCAGGCACATACTTTCGGTTTGGGAGCTATGGGACTGCATTCTTACCTTGCTCAACATCATATTGAATACGGTAGTCCCGAGTCTATCGAGTTTACTGATATTTACTTTATGCTCCTGAATTATTGGACCTTGGTTGAATCCAATAACATTGCTCGTGAGCGCCAAACCACCTTTGTTGGTTTTGACAAATCAAAATACGCTGACGGTACCTATTTTGACAAGTATGTGACAGGTCAATTTGTACCAAAATCTGAACTCGTAAAAGATCTATTTAAGAATCATTTTATTCCTCAAGCTTCAGACTGGGAAGCCCTTCGTGCGGCTGTTATGAAAGATGGGCTCTATCACCAAAACCGTCTAGCAGTTGCTCCAAATGGTTCTATTTCTTATATCAATGACTGTTCTGCTTCCATTCACCCAATCACACAACGGATTGAAGAGCGTCAGGAAAAGAAAATCGGGAAGATTTATTATCCAGCAAATGGGTTGTCCACAGATACCATTCCTTATTACACGTCTGCTTATGACATGGACATGCGCAAAGTTATTGACGTTTATGCTGCCGCAACAGAGCATGTGGATCAAGGCTTGTCATTAACCCTTTTCCTTCGTAGTGAGCTGCCAATGGAGCTCTATGAATGGAAAACAGAAAGCAAGCAAACCACTCGTGATTTATCCATTCTACGAAACTACGCTTTCAATAAAGGCATTAAATCTATCTACTATATCCGTACCTTTACCGATGACGGAGAAGAGGTCGGTGCTAATCAATGTGAGTCTTGTGTGATTTGA
- a CDS encoding redoxin NrdH — MITVYSKNNCMQCKMTKKFLEQHGADFQEINIDEHPEKVDYVKSLGFTSAPVIEADNVVFSGFQPAKLKELI; from the coding sequence ATGATTACAGTATATTCCAAAAATAATTGCATGCAGTGCAAAATGACCAAGAAGTTTCTAGAACAACATGGTGCTGACTTCCAGGAAATTAATATTGATGAGCATCCCGAAAAAGTGGATTATGTGAAAAGTCTTGGCTTCACGTCTGCTCCTGTCATCGAAGCTGACAATGTCGTGTTTTCTGGCTTTCAACCTGCAAAATTAAAAGAACTGATTTAA
- a CDS encoding phosphocarrier protein HPr — protein sequence MASKDFHIVAETGIHARPATLLVQTASKFASDITLDYKGKAVNLKSIMGVMSLGVGQGADVTISAEGADAEDAIAAIEETMTKEGLA from the coding sequence ATGGCTTCAAAAGACTTTCACATCGTTGCAGAAACAGGTATTCATGCACGTCCAGCTACCTTGCTTGTTCAAACAGCTAGCAAATTTGCTTCAGATATCACACTTGACTATAAAGGTAAAGCAGTAAATCTTAAATCAATCATGGGTGTTATGAGTCTTGGTGTTGGCCAAGGTGCTGACGTGACGATCTCAGCTGAAGGTGCTGACGCTGAAGATGCAATCGCAGCAATCGAAGAAACTATGACTAAAGAAGGATTGGCATAA
- the ptsP gene encoding phosphoenolpyruvate--protein phosphotransferase, giving the protein MTEMLKGIAASDGVAVAKAYLLVQPDLSFETVTVEDTNAEEARLDVALQASQDELSVIREKAVESLGEEAAAVFDAHLMVLADPEMISQIKETIRAKQTNAETGLKEVTDMFITIFEGMEDNPYMQERAADIRDVAKRVLAHLLGVKLPNPATINEESIVIAHDLTPSDTAQLNKQFVKAFVTNIGGRTSHSAIMARTLEIAAVLGTNDITKRVKDGDMIAVNGITGEVIIDPSEDQILAFKEAGAAYAKQKAEWALLKDAHTETADGKHFELAANIGTPKDVEGVNDNGAEAVGLYRTEFLYMDSQDFPTEDEQYEAYKAVLEGMNGKPVVVRTMDIGGDKELPYFDLPKEMNPFLGFRALRISISETGDGMFRTQIRALLRASVHGQLRIMFPMVALLKEFRAAKAVFDEEKANLLAEGIAVADDIQVGIMIEIPAAAMLADQFAKEVDFFSIGTNDLIQYTMAADRMNEQVSYLYQPYNPSILRLINNVIKAAHAEGKWAGMCGEMAGDQQAVPLLVGMGLDEFSMSATSILRTRSLMKKLDSAKMEEYANRALTECSTAEEVLELSKEYVSED; this is encoded by the coding sequence ATGACAGAAATGCTTAAAGGAATCGCAGCCTCTGATGGTGTTGCTGTTGCTAAAGCATATCTACTAGTTCAGCCGGATTTGTCATTTGAGACTGTAACAGTCGAAGATACAAATGCAGAAGAAGCTCGCCTTGATGTTGCACTCCAAGCTTCACAAGACGAGCTTTCTGTTATCCGCGAAAAGGCAGTAGAAAGCTTAGGCGAAGAAGCAGCAGCCGTTTTTGATGCACATTTGATGGTTCTTGCTGACCCAGAAATGATCAGCCAAATTAAAGAAACTATTCGCGCAAAACAAACAAATGCAGAAACAGGTCTTAAGGAAGTGACTGACATGTTCATCACCATCTTTGAAGGCATGGAAGACAACCCATACATGCAAGAGCGTGCAGCGGATATCCGCGATGTTGCTAAACGTGTGTTGGCTCACCTTTTAGGTGTAAAACTTCCAAATCCTGCGACTATCAATGAGGAATCAATCGTTATTGCACATGATTTGACACCTTCAGATACTGCTCAACTTAACAAACAATTTGTAAAAGCATTTGTTACAAATATCGGTGGTCGTACAAGTCACTCAGCTATCATGGCACGTACACTTGAGATCGCTGCGGTACTTGGAACAAATGATATTACAAAACGTGTTAAAGATGGTGATATGATTGCCGTTAACGGTATCACCGGTGAAGTTATTATCGACCCAAGTGAAGACCAAATCCTTGCTTTCAAAGAAGCTGGTGCTGCTTACGCAAAACAAAAAGCTGAGTGGGCTCTTCTTAAAGATGCTCATACTGAAACAGCTGATGGTAAACACTTTGAATTGGCAGCTAACATCGGTACCCCAAAAGATGTTGAAGGTGTTAATGATAATGGTGCAGAAGCAGTTGGTCTTTACCGTACTGAGTTCTTATACATGGATTCTCAAGACTTCCCAACGGAAGACGAGCAATACGAAGCTTACAAGGCAGTGCTTGAAGGCATGAATGGCAAGCCTGTTGTGGTTCGTACCATGGATATTGGTGGAGACAAGGAACTTCCTTACTTTGACCTTCCAAAAGAAATGAACCCATTCCTTGGTTTCCGTGCTCTTCGTATTTCCATCTCTGAAACTGGAGATGGCATGTTCCGTACACAGATTCGTGCGCTTCTTCGTGCATCTGTTCATGGTCAACTTCGCATCATGTTCCCAATGGTTGCCCTTCTTAAAGAATTCCGCGCTGCAAAAGCTGTCTTTGATGAAGAAAAAGCAAACTTGCTTGCAGAAGGTATTGCGGTTGCTGATGATATTCAAGTTGGTATCATGATTGAAATTCCTGCAGCTGCTATGCTTGCAGACCAATTCGCAAAAGAAGTTGACTTCTTCTCCATTGGAACAAATGATCTTATTCAATACACTATGGCAGCGGACCGTATGAACGAACAAGTCTCATACCTTTACCAACCATATAACCCATCAATCCTCCGTTTGATTAACAACGTTATTAAAGCAGCACACGCTGAAGGCAAATGGGCAGGTATGTGTGGTGAGATGGCAGGTGACCAACAAGCTGTTCCACTTCTTGTCGGAATGGGACTCGATGAGTTTTCTATGTCAGCAACATCTATTCTTCGTACACGTAGCTTAATGAAGAAACTTGATTCTGCTAAAATGGAAGAATACGCAAATCGGGCGCTTACAGAATGTTCAACTGCAGAAGAAGTTCTTGAACTTTCTAAAGAATACGTTTCTGAAGATTAA